The Deltaproteobacteria bacterium nucleotide sequence TCGGCGAGCTCGGCGTTTACGCGCCGCAAAACCCGGTCAACGTGTGCATCGCCGTGTGGCCTTGGGGCGCCTATCTCGGCGACGACGGGATAAAAAATGGCATTCGCGCCAAGGTGTCATCCTTCACGCGCCATCACGTCAACGCGACCATGACCAAGAGCAAGACCTCGGCGAACTATGTCAATTCGGTGCTCGCCAAAGCGGAAGTGAAAAAAGCCGGCTACGACGAAGCGATCATGCTCGACACCGAAGGCTATGTTTCGGAAGCGAGCGGCGAAAATATTTTCATCGTGCGCGGCGGCAAGATCAAAACCACGCCGCTGACCTCGATCCTGCCCGGCATCACCCGTGACTCGATCATCACCTTGGCGCGGGACAAAGGCTATGAAGTGATCGAGGAGCGTTTCACTCGCGACGAACTTTACATCGCCGATGAAGCTTTCCTCACCGGCACGGCGGCGGAGCTGACGCCGATCCGCGAAGTCGACGACCGCCAGATCGGCGCCGGCCGGCGCGGTCCGATCACCGAGGACGTGCAAAGTACTTTCTTCGAAGTGATCAAAGGCAAAGCCGGGGAGAAGTACTCCAAGTGGCTGTCGCTGCTGTGATCGCGCTGCGTTTAGCTTGACCCACCACAGCTGCGATTGGATCTCGGAATATCTCGCGCTAAGCTCGCAAAGGACGCCAAGGAAAATAGTAAAATCCTACTTCGCGACCTTTGCGTTTTTTGCGCGAGAAATATCCTAACAACTCCATGACTGAAACCCTCGATCCGACGCTGCGCGTCACCATGCTGCCGCGCGATACCAACGCGCGCGGCACGATCTTTGGCGGCGTGATCTTGAGCCACATCGACTTGGCCGGCGGCATCGCGGCGTCGCGCTGCGCGGCGCGCAATTTCGTCACCCGGGCGATGCGCGAGGTGGAATTCATCGCGCCGGTCTATCTTGGTGACGTGGTGAGTTTTTACACTAAGGTGCTGCGCGAGGGGGCGACTTCGGTGACGGTCAAGGTCAGCGTCGAGGCCGAGCGCGGCAAGGAGCCGCGCCATCGGGTGAAAGTCACCGAAGCGGAAGTTATTTACGTCGCCGTTGATGAAGCCGGTAAACCGATTACTTTGAAATAGCAATGCTGCACCGATCCCTTCGTCTGATTACTTTTATCGTGGCGTGGCTGAGTCTTGCTGTTGTCCCGACGCGCGCCGCCGACGAATCGGCGACACTGGCTGACATTGCGCAGCTGCACAAAAATGCCGAGCGACTGTATTTTCAATTCAAGCCCAAAGAGGCCGCCGCCGATTTACAAAAAATTCTTCAAGCCGACGGCCGCAACTTCGAAGCTCTCATCAAACTGGCGCGCGCTCATATCGACATCGGCGACATGATCGCCGAGAGCGGCGGCAACTGGAAAGAACGCAGGCTCAAAGAATACCGCACGGCGGAAGAGTACGCGCGTAAAGCGCTGAAGCTCGATCCGAACTCTAGCTGGAGTTATTTTTGGGTCGCCGCTTCGGTGGGCAGCGTCGCGGAGATGGCGCCGGTGGCCAAGCAAGTCGAGTTGGCGGCGGAGATTCGCGACGCCGTGGAGAAGTCCTTGGCTCTCGATCCCAAGAATGGCGCGGCCTGTCATCTCTACGGCGTGTGGCATCGCAAAGTTGCCGAGATCGGCGGCGCCAGCCGCATGTTCGCGTCACTATTTTTTGGCAAGAGCGTGCCTCAAGGGAGTTTGGACAAATCCATCGAGTACTTAAAAAAAGCCGTGGCGCTCAATCCCACTTATGTCGCTTCACGTTTGGATCTCGCGCGCAGTCACGCGGCGAAAAAAGAATGGCCGGCGGCGCGCGCGCTGCTCAAATCTATCCCGGAAATTGCCAATCAATATTTCGAAGACGCCAAGCACAAGCGTGAAGCGGAAGAGTTCTTAGACGAGATCAAGGAGCGCTGAGCGCGCAGGCCGAGCCGCCGTTGTCCTTGAGGAATTGCAGCGCGCTGTCTTTGACTTCGGCCAGCGGCAGGCGATGGCCGCGGTCGGGAAACAGCACCAAGCGGTGTGGTTTGCCTAAACTTTGCAATTGATCGCGTAGGCCCGTGGCTTGGGACACCGGGATCAGCGTGTCCTGTTCGCCATGAAGAATCAGCGTCGAGGATTGCCAGGTCGCCGCGTCGGTCAATAGATTTCGCAGTTTGGGATCGGCGGCGTCTTGCGGATTGAGCAATCGTCTTAGCCAGAAGCTCGAGGTGTCATGATAGAGCTGTGGCAAATCGTAGGCGCCCGAGTGCAGCAACGCGCCTTTGATGCCGGCAATCTGGCCGATCATCGCCGCGGCGACCACGGCGCCGCGGGAAAAACCGTAAAGATAAATTTTCTTGCTGTCGATCCAGGTCATGTTTTTCGCAGCCGCGATGGCGTCAAGCACGACGCGGCGGGTGACTTCATCCACCGGGCCGGCGCTGATGCTGGTATCGCCGTAGCCGGGCAAGGAGACTGCCAGACCAGCGTAGCAAACTTCGCTAGCGAAGGCTTCGGCGGCGGGCAACACCCGGCGCGCGCCGATGCCGACGAAGCTGTGGCCATGCAACAACACCATTAAAGGATAAACGCCGTCGCCGCGCGGTCGCACGAGAAATCCTTCGGCGCTGCCGCCGGCGCTGGGAAACAAGAAACGGGCCGTGCTGTTCGGCGCCAGCGCCGGCAGGCCGTTCAATGGCATGGTTGTCACCGTGGCGCAGCCGCTCAGAACGATCAGCAACAGCGGGGCGACGAATCGTTGCAATCCCATCAATCTTTACTACCACCGCCGGCCGGCAAAGCCAAAACGTTTGCACCCATGGGCGCCTTTCAGTATCACTTGAGTGTATGAAAAAAAATTTACTTCGGGCTTGTCTATCTTTATGGCTCTCGTGCGTCTTGTTAGCTTGCGGCGACGCGCCCAAGGCGGTGAAAACGCTGCGCGTCGGTTTCGTGCCCGCTGAAGACGCCCAGCAGGTAATGCAAAACGCCCAACCGCTGGTGGAGATCCTGCGCAAAGAATTGGGCATGGAGATCCAACCTTTTGTCGCCACCGACTACACCGGCATCGTCGAAGCGCTGCGGGTTAACAAACTCGACGTGGCGTTTTTGGCGCCGGCGTCTTACGTGCTCGCCAAGAGCGAAGCGAATATCAAAGTCGTGCTCAAGTCGGAGCGCAAGGGCATTCCATTTTACTACGCGGCGATTATCGTGCGCGCCGACAGCGGCATCACCAAGCTCGAAGACTTGCGCGGCAAGACGTTTGCCTTCGGCGATTCGCTGTCGACCACCGGTCATGTCTTTCCGCGTAAAATGTTCAAAGAGGTCGGCATCGATCCGGTGCGCGACTTCAAACAGATTCTCTACTCCGGCGGCCACGACGCCACGGTGTTGTCGGTATTAAATGGCAAGGTCGACGCCGGCGCCACCTACGCCAACTCGCCGGACAGCCAGGACACGGCGTGGATGCGCTATCTGAAAACCCCGGAAGAGATCAAAAAAATCCGCGCCATCGCCTTCTCGGAGCCGATTCCCGCCGACAATCTGGTGATCAGCAACGCCTTGGATGAGCGAGTGGCAAAAAAAATCGTGGAGGTTTTTCTTCAACTGAGCAAAGATCCCGCGGGGAAAAAGATGTTACGCGATCTGTACCAGATCGACGGCTTCGTGCCGGCCACCGATAAAGACTACGATATGGTGCGCGAGGCCTTCGTCGGCGCCGGCATTCAGCTCAAAGACGCGCTGCAGAAAAAGAAACCGTGACGATCCTCGAAATCATCGACTTGCAGCAATCCTTCAGTGTCGCCGTGCCGGTGCTGCGCGGTATTAGTTTCAAGGTCGCGCAAGGCGAGTTCGTCGGCATCATCGGCCTGTCCGGTTCCGGCAAGTCGACGCTGTTGCGCTGCATCAACCGCTTGGTCGACGCCACCTCGGGAAAAATTCTCGTGCCG carries:
- a CDS encoding branched-chain amino acid transaminase, with the protein product MSIKTEKIWLDGELVAWEDAKIHVLSHALHYGTAYFEGIRCYELADGRSAVFRLEEHMRRLADSGKILGFPLPYSVEQLCGATKDVIRANKLKACYIRPLAFLGLGELGVYAPQNPVNVCIAVWPWGAYLGDDGIKNGIRAKVSSFTRHHVNATMTKSKTSANYVNSVLAKAEVKKAGYDEAIMLDTEGYVSEASGENIFIVRGGKIKTTPLTSILPGITRDSIITLARDKGYEVIEERFTRDELYIADEAFLTGTAAELTPIREVDDRQIGAGRRGPITEDVQSTFFEVIKGKAGEKYSKWLSLL
- a CDS encoding tetratricopeptide repeat protein → MLHRSLRLITFIVAWLSLAVVPTRAADESATLADIAQLHKNAERLYFQFKPKEAAADLQKILQADGRNFEALIKLARAHIDIGDMIAESGGNWKERRLKEYRTAEEYARKALKLDPNSSWSYFWVAASVGSVAEMAPVAKQVELAAEIRDAVEKSLALDPKNGAACHLYGVWHRKVAEIGGASRMFASLFFGKSVPQGSLDKSIEYLKKAVALNPTYVASRLDLARSHAAKKEWPAARALLKSIPEIANQYFEDAKHKREAEEFLDEIKER
- a CDS encoding acyl-CoA thioesterase translates to MTETLDPTLRVTMLPRDTNARGTIFGGVILSHIDLAGGIAASRCAARNFVTRAMREVEFIAPVYLGDVVSFYTKVLREGATSVTVKVSVEAERGKEPRHRVKVTEAEVIYVAVDEAGKPITLK
- a CDS encoding phosphate/phosphite/phosphonate ABC transporter substrate-binding protein, coding for MAWLSPWRSRSERSATAGRRIVAIPSIFTTTAGRQSQNVCTHGRLSVSLECMKKNLLRACLSLWLSCVLLACGDAPKAVKTLRVGFVPAEDAQQVMQNAQPLVEILRKELGMEIQPFVATDYTGIVEALRVNKLDVAFLAPASYVLAKSEANIKVVLKSERKGIPFYYAAIIVRADSGITKLEDLRGKTFAFGDSLSTTGHVFPRKMFKEVGIDPVRDFKQILYSGGHDATVLSVLNGKVDAGATYANSPDSQDTAWMRYLKTPEEIKKIRAIAFSEPIPADNLVISNALDERVAKKIVEVFLQLSKDPAGKKMLRDLYQIDGFVPATDKDYDMVREAFVGAGIQLKDALQKKKP